A window of Hymenobacter siberiensis genomic DNA:
ATCCACACATGCCCACCGGCACGGCCGCCGATTTGCCGTTTCTGACGCGCCTGGTGGCCTTTGCCACGGCCCACAACATTCTGCTCGTTCACGACAATCCCTATGGCTTTATCCTGAACGAGACGCCGCCCGTGAGCCTGCTGGCCGTGCCCGGGGCCCGCGAAGTGGCTATCGAGCTGAACTCGCTCAGCAAGAGCCATAACATGGCGGGTTGGCGCGTTGGCCTGCTCGCCGGCCGCGCCGATGTCATCGCCAACGTGCTCCGCTTCAAGAGCAACATGGACTCGGGCATGTTTCTGCCGGTGCAGCAGGCCGCCGTGGCCGCCCTGGCGCTGGGCGACGAATGGTTCCGGGAGCTCAATGCCACTTACCGCGCCCGCCGTGAGCTGGTGCTGGAGCTGCTGCGCGCCCTAGGCTGCCAGCCCGCGCCGGGCCAGACAGGCCTGTTTATTTGGGCGGCGGTGCCGGCTGGTTTCGCCGATGGCTACGCCCTGAGCGATGCCGTGCTGGCCGAAGCGCGGGTGTTCCTTACGCCGGGCGGCATTTTTGGGAGCAATGGGCTCGGCTACATCCGGGCCAGCCTGTGCCAGCCGGAAGCGCTGCTGCGCGAGGCGGTTCTGAGGGTTAAGAGTTATAGGTTAAAAGTTAAGAGTTGACTCTGGCAGAATCCTAAGCTCTTAGCACTTACACCCAACTTCCCCCGCAACTCTTAACTCCTAACTCAAATGACCGTCACCATCATCGGACTGGGCCTTATCGGCGGTTCGCTGGCACTGAGCCTGCGGCAGCACGGGCTGGCGCAGCACCTCATCGGGGTTGAAAACAGCCCGGCCCACGCCCGGCGTGCTTTGGAATTAGGCTTGGTCGATGAAATCGAAACCGACCTGACGGCCGCCGTGCGCCGCGCCGACCTCGTGGTGGTAGCCGTACCTGTGGATGCTATGGTAGCCGTACTGCCGCCGGTGCTCGACCTCATCACCCCAAAGCAGGTGGTTATCGACGTGGGCTCGACCAAGCAGGCGCTGCTGGCGGCCGTGGCCGGGCACCCGCAGCGGGGCCGTTTTGTGGCTGCGCACCCCATGGCGGGTACCGAGCATTCGGGGCCGGAAGCGGCCATTTTGGGGCTGTTTGAGGGTAAAACGGTGGTGCTGTGCGACGTGGCTGCCAGCGACCCCGACGCCGTGCAGCTGGTCGAAAAGCTGTTCCAGGCGCTACCCATGCGACTGCTGTACCTCGATGGGGCGGCACACGACCTGCACACGGCCTACGTTTCGCATATCTCGCACATTACCTCATTTGCCCTGGCGCTCACGGTGCTGGAAAAGGAGAAGGAGGAACAGCAGATTTTCGACCTGGCCAGCGGCGGATTTGAGTCGACGGTGCGGCTGGCCAAGAGTGCGCCGGCGACCTGGGTGCCGATTTTCCGGCAAAACCGGCTCAACGTGCTCGATGTGCTCGATGAGCACCTGCACCAATTACAGCACCTGCGCGAGCTGCTGGCGCGGGAAGACTACGAGGGGCTAACGGAACAGATTCGGCAGGCCAACCACATTCGGAAAATTTTGCCGTGAGAGGATTTAAAAAAGAGAACGAAGAAAAATAACGTCATGCTGAGCGCAATTGAAGCATCTCTATCTCAATACTTAATCTGATTACTTCCGAGGTAAAGATGCTTCGCTGCGCGCTGCATGACCGTTCGGGGACTTTCTAAACAGCTTCGACAGCTAAAATCAATCAACACTAAAAAAGCAATACCATGAACCCAACCATGAAATCCGCCCTCTTCAATCGTCAGCCCGACGACAAGCCCTACCTCATTTCCGGCCCATGCTCGGCCGAAACCGAGGAGCAGGTGCTCGAAACCTGCCAGCGGCTGGCTGCTACCGGCAAGGTGCAGGCCCTGCGCGCCGGCATCTGGAAACCCCGCACCAAGCCCGGCGGCTTCGAGGGCGTGGGCACCAAGGGGCTGCCCTGGCTCAAGAAGGCCAGTGAGCTGACCGGCCTGCCCATTGCCGTGGAAGTGGCCACGGCCAAGCACGTAGAAGACTGCCTGGCCTTCGGCGTGGACATCCTATGGGTGGGCGCACGCACCACGGGCAACCCGTTTTCGGTGCAGGAAATTGCCAACGTGCTGCGCGGCGTGGACGTGCCGGTGCTGGTGAAAAACCCCATTCACCCCGAGTTGGAGCT
This region includes:
- a CDS encoding pyridoxal phosphate-dependent aminotransferase, whose protein sequence is MNIPIASRLAHTGEYYFSRKLRELAALNAAGANIISLGIGSPDLPPHPSVIAALAASAAQPTAHGYQGYQGTPALRGAMAEFYQRHYGVALDPTAEILPLLGSKEGLMHIGMTFLEAGDAVLIPNPGYPTYRAVAEICGAEVREYDLTEAAGWLPDLDALAATDLSRVKLMLVNYPHMPTGTAADLPFLTRLVAFATAHNILLVHDNPYGFILNETPPVSLLAVPGAREVAIELNSLSKSHNMAGWRVGLLAGRADVIANVLRFKSNMDSGMFLPVQQAAVAALALGDEWFRELNATYRARRELVLELLRALGCQPAPGQTGLFIWAAVPAGFADGYALSDAVLAEARVFLTPGGIFGSNGLGYIRASLCQPEALLREAVLRVKSYRLKVKS
- a CDS encoding prephenate dehydrogenase, yielding MTVTIIGLGLIGGSLALSLRQHGLAQHLIGVENSPAHARRALELGLVDEIETDLTAAVRRADLVVVAVPVDAMVAVLPPVLDLITPKQVVIDVGSTKQALLAAVAGHPQRGRFVAAHPMAGTEHSGPEAAILGLFEGKTVVLCDVAASDPDAVQLVEKLFQALPMRLLYLDGAAHDLHTAYVSHISHITSFALALTVLEKEKEEQQIFDLASGGFESTVRLAKSAPATWVPIFRQNRLNVLDVLDEHLHQLQHLRELLAREDYEGLTEQIRQANHIRKILP